In the genome of Candidatus Acidiferrales bacterium, the window AAGATGATTAGCTTTTGGGGGGCATACTTCGCCATCACGAGCGAAGCGAAGGCTCGCGCGAAGCTGCCCGTCCCGCCGGTGATCAGAACTGTCTTTTCGCGCCAATCGATCATCAAGCGAACCTCAGAACGTTCGCGCCGACAGCTTCTTGTCTTCCTTTTTCGATATTGATATTCAACGCTCGAACATCAGCGGCATCGATATCAACAACGATTGATTTCATTATCAGATCAATGGACAAAATCAGCCGATAGGCGCCTTTTCTTCGCAGGAGAACGCCTTCCAGCCCCGCAAGAGGCCCGCGAATAACTCTCACGTGTCGTCCAACGGTCAGATAAAGATGAGGCTGAGCATTCATTCCCCGTACAAGACCGCCGCGCAAGATGTCAATCTCTTGCTCTGGCAGAGCTACGGGCCTGTCTCCAAACCCCACGAGCCTCGCAACTCCGGGCACTCGCAAGACACAAAGTCGATCTCGCAGGGAAATGCGCACAAAAACGTAGCCGGGAAATAGCGGCAACTGCAGACGTACCTTCCGGTCCCTCCATATGTGGATGGCCTCATGGAGGGGAAGAAAGCTTATCAGCCCGCGGTTTTCCAGTTGCGAGGCGACTTTTTTTTCATGATTCGCTGACGTGTAAATCGCGTACCAGCGCAGATCAGTCAGCGCGTTTGCCTGTCCCAAGTTTGCGTCTTTCATCTGAAGTGGGCTCAAAGTTGTTGCAGCCATTGAATCTCCTCCAAGTCTCGCCTTATTTCGTAGGCGAGCACAGCTCCGCCCCGTGACCTACAGGGTCAAATTGCTCAACTCCTTGTTTTTCAGCGCTTTGCAGCTACTCTAGGCTCGCCTTCGTTGCCAACTTCGGCGTTCTCAATCCGTTGCCTAGCCCCACTCTCGTGGAGAACACACGGCGCAGCAGGACGTTACTTACCCCACGGACTCCTCAATCCCGGTGCTTCTACGCACTCGCTCTGTAGCGTTCATTCGCATACTGCTCGCGCGCTCTGGAGTGCCGACGGTAATGCGAGCTGGCTCTGCGAGCATCAAAATCGTTCAAGACAGCTCCTATTAGGCTTGCTCCTGCATCGGACAAAGAAGCGAGCGTACGCTGCACAACCTCACGCGGTGTAGCCCCTCCTTTAACGACCATTACCGTTCCCTCGACAATCGTCGCCAGAATCCTCCCATCGGTGGCATTGAGCAGTGGCGGGGTGTCCACCAGCACGAAGCTGTAGTCCATCATCGCTTCGCATAGGAGAGCCTGCATTCGGTCTGGCAGAAGAATTTCGCTAGGATTTGCTGGCTCCGGGCCGCTCACAAGACACTCAAGCCCTCTTTCGCGCGTTGGCTGAATGAACTTGCGCCAGGATTCTCCGGAAGTAAGATAGTTCGCGAGCCCTGCGGAATTTCCCAGATTGAAAAACTCGTGAATGCTTGGCCGGCGCATGTCCGCATCAATGATCAGCACTCGTTTGCCGATTTGCGCCAGCGAAATCCCCAGATTGCTGCAGACGGTCGTCTTCCCCTCCTCAGAATCGGCGCTCACAAATGCCAGAGAGCGGGGTGGCCGTCGCGCGCTCGAAAGCAAGACCGAGGTACGCAGTCCGCGAAACGCTTCGCACAGCTCCGATTGCACCATTAACCGAGTATCGATGAGAACTTGGCCATTGCCGGACTTCGTGCGAGATACGCTTGTTCCGCCAAGCGCCTGCGCGGTGAAAGTCGGCTCTGGAAGCACCCGTTTTTGTCCATTCTTTTTCCGAAGCAATGACCGCGGTATAGCCGCAAGGGCAGGTGTGCGAAGGAAATGTTCCAAATCGTCTGGCGATTTGAGAGTGTTGTCCAGATGTTCCTTCAAGAACGCAAGCGTTACTCCCGTTCCCAGCCCGAGCAGCAATCCTAGCGCGAGATTCATGGCCACTCGTGGTTTTACAGCGCTCGTTGGCGGCGCGGCGCTGTCCACAACGCGAATGTTGCTCGCGTTTAGCCCTGCGGAAACTTCCGCCTCCTTAAGTCGCTGCAAAAATCCCTCATAGAGCTGTTTATTGATGTCGGCATCGCGTTTCAAAATGTTGTATTGCACCGATTTTTCGGCGATGACGGCCGCTTCTTTTTGTTGCCCCTCGAACGCTGCTCTCACCAGCGCCTCGCGATGAACCGCTGCAAAGTATTCGTTGGCAATATGCCGGATTGCCTGATCTCGTCCCTGGGTGAGGAGTTGCTTCGTTCGATCGATCTCGTTCTGTAGCGCTTTCATCTGTGGATAACCGGGCTTGAACGCTGCGGCCAGCGCCGCCTGTTGTCGCTCCAAGTCGCCAAGCTGGCTCGTCAGGTCCTGCGTCATTTTGTTGTCGAAGACCCCCGGTAGGGAGCGGTCGTCGTTGCCCAGTGCCAGCTTGTAGAGCGATTCTTTCGCGAATCTGTCTGCCTGCGCCTGCGTAAGTTCGTCCTGCAACTGGCGCAATCTTTCGTCGACAATGTTTTCCGTTGTTCCCGTGTTGTTTTCGAGATAAAGCAGATCGTTCGCCTGCGCATATTGTTGTAGCGCGTCCTCGGATGCCTCCAGCTTGGTCTTCAATTCGCCGATTTGGCCGGTGAGCCACGTAGAAGCCCGCTGAGTGGCCTCCCAATGATTTTGAAAATTCTGCTCAATATAACTGTCCGTCAGAGTGTTCAACACCTTTGCCGCCAGTTGCGGTTCGTAGGCGTCAAAAGTAACGCGAACCAGGCGGCTCCGCTGGATCGGCATGACGTTGAGCCTTTCTTCAAATCGTTGCAGCACTTTCTGCTCATGTCCGCTATCGGTAGGCAGCACTGCTACGCGCTTTCCATCTCGTATTGCTGAAATCGCTTTGCCGGGATTGAATTCGGATGTCTGGTCGAGCCGCAACTTCTTAACCACGTCTTGAGCCAGGCTATCGCTTTGTAAAATCTTGTACTGCGTTTCCAGATAATCGTCGCTGGTGTTTTCAACCTGAAAAAGATTTTGAACAGTGGCTATGTTGGGATCCTCTTGCTCGACCTCCACCAGGGTCTTCGCCTCATACAAAGGCTTCTCTTTCAAAGTCACAGCCAGCACGAAAAGGAAAATCGCAAGCAATGCAAACAAAATCGTCCATCGTCGTCTCGATGCCACTCCGAGATAAGCTCGCAAATTCTCTGCGTTCCCCTCGCGCACGTATCCCAGCGTTCCCGGCAGATCCTGCATCCGCAATCCGCCCTTCGACGAGCCTGATCCGAACAATTGAATTTGCTGCGGTTCGATCACACCTTCACCTATAGACAATCACGCCTGCCGCAATCGTGATTGCTGCTTCCGTCCCGCGATACAGCGCGGATTTGGCCGTGCTATTCGGAACAAAAATGATATCTTTGGCATGCAGCATCGGGTCCGGCGCCTTTCCAGAAAGAATTCGTTTGAGATCAATTGGGATTTCCGCCCTCGCGCCCGTAGCTTCATCCGTACGTATGATCCGAGCGCGGCTGGCCGCCGAAGTGCGGGTCACACCC includes:
- a CDS encoding UpxY family transcription antiterminator, with the translated sequence MAATTLSPLQMKDANLGQANALTDLRWYAIYTSANHEKKVASQLENRGLISFLPLHEAIHIWRDRKVRLQLPLFPGYVFVRISLRDRLCVLRVPGVARLVGFGDRPVALPEQEIDILRGGLVRGMNAQPHLYLTVGRHVRVIRGPLAGLEGVLLRRKGAYRLILSIDLIMKSIVVDIDAADVRALNINIEKGRQEAVGANVLRFA
- a CDS encoding polysaccharide biosynthesis tyrosine autokinase; this encodes MSIGEGVIEPQQIQLFGSGSSKGGLRMQDLPGTLGYVREGNAENLRAYLGVASRRRWTILFALLAIFLFVLAVTLKEKPLYEAKTLVEVEQEDPNIATVQNLFQVENTSDDYLETQYKILQSDSLAQDVVKKLRLDQTSEFNPGKAISAIRDGKRVAVLPTDSGHEQKVLQRFEERLNVMPIQRSRLVRVTFDAYEPQLAAKVLNTLTDSYIEQNFQNHWEATQRASTWLTGQIGELKTKLEASEDALQQYAQANDLLYLENNTGTTENIVDERLRQLQDELTQAQADRFAKESLYKLALGNDDRSLPGVFDNKMTQDLTSQLGDLERQQAALAAAFKPGYPQMKALQNEIDRTKQLLTQGRDQAIRHIANEYFAAVHREALVRAAFEGQQKEAAVIAEKSVQYNILKRDADINKQLYEGFLQRLKEAEVSAGLNASNIRVVDSAAPPTSAVKPRVAMNLALGLLLGLGTGVTLAFLKEHLDNTLKSPDDLEHFLRTPALAAIPRSLLRKKNGQKRVLPEPTFTAQALGGTSVSRTKSGNGQVLIDTRLMVQSELCEAFRGLRTSVLLSSARRPPRSLAFVSADSEEGKTTVCSNLGISLAQIGKRVLIIDADMRRPSIHEFFNLGNSAGLANYLTSGESWRKFIQPTRERGLECLVSGPEPANPSEILLPDRMQALLCEAMMDYSFVLVDTPPLLNATDGRILATIVEGTVMVVKGGATPREVVQRTLASLSDAGASLIGAVLNDFDARRASSHYRRHSRAREQYANERYRASA